The DNA window accatgcgagcaagcagggtttcgaaaaggattcagcacgatcgaccatattcacactgtttcgagactcatcgaggtatcacgagagtacaagatgccgctctgtctcactttcatcgacttgaagaaggcctttgactcagttgagacggaagcggtcgtggaagccttggacaaccaaggcgttcccactcagtacataaaggtgcttcgagagttgtacagtaacttcacgaccggaatctcgccattctacaagaatatcatcattgacgtgaagaggggggttcgacagggtgatacaatctcacccaaaatattcacagccaccctcgagaacgcaatgcgaaagttggaatgggacgacatgggagtgaagatcgatggtcggcagctacaccatttgcgctttgctgatgacatcgtactgataacacctagcatcagccaagcggaacgaatgctgaccgaattcgccgaaacatgtggatgcatcggtcttgagctgaatcttcaaaagacgatgttcatgcggaacggatggatctcggatgccccattcacgctcaacggaacgaacatatccgaatgcaccagctacgtctatctgggtcgggaattgaacatgatgaacgacctggcccccgagctgggcaggaggagaagagcggcttggggagcgtacaagagcatcgaggacgtagtgaagaagaccaagaacacccggctccgtgctcacctcttcaacaccaccgtacttcctgctttgacctatgcctcagaaacctgggcacttcgcaagcaggaagaaaacgcggtgagcgtcattgaacgcgcaattgagagagtgatgctaggagtatcccgtttcaagcaagtgagagacgggattcgaagttctctcctacgtcagcgatcgaagatcagagacgccgccgcgtttgccaaggaaagtaaaataaggtgggccggacacgtgatgcgctttaacgacaaccgttggaccagagccgtgagcgactggattccccgcgatattaagcgcaatacaggaagaccgccgacccgatggtcagatttcttcacgaagtccttcaaagaaaattacgatgctcttcgtgtcccacgcgaaaggaggaaccactgggctactctggcacgcgaccgggacaaatggaagaattactggcgcccgctcgaccggttcgaagaccaacgggagtcaaggtgatcaaggtgatacaAAGTACAATAAAGACAGACACTACAGatcttttcgagttttttttttctgtgcagaGATGCATGCATATCGTAACTATAGAATAACCATTTTCTTGCACAGTTACAAAAAAGCACGATTAACtacaaaaaatctaaaagagGCTCGTCGGCGTTATTGTCGCATCGATCAGATAATTCTATCATCGGTGTGTCCACCTCCGCTGGAGATTCAATGCGTCAAACCGACAGAATAGGTTGGCGGATCCTTATCAATTAATAATTGGTTTTCCTTAGGTTCAATTAGCTGTGAACTCATAGCTTGGATAACATTCTGAGCAGAAGTACATTTTTAAACCTGGTTCACGTCAGGTAGTTCTGAGCACTGACTTTTAAATTTACTCGgacgaaattccagaacacCTCTACTTAGATGGTGACTGACGTGAAGGTTCCTTCTGCTCTAAAACTTTATGCTCATTCTTACATTAGCTATTGTTAAAACGATTTAGAAGCTGTGTATTAACCTagatgttctttgccgttGTGAAACAAGATACCTCGTAATTATGAGTGGTTTCAAATAAAGGTGTGTGCAAAGTACCTTAACATGTCAGCAGCTGCGCGGATGAAAGCGGTGGGATTTGCCATGTCCTTTCCAGCCAGTGACGTACCGGTGTTCCTCGTTCCCTGAATGTATTAATGAACAACCAAAAACATCCACGTAGACCTGAGTTCTTACATTGGTTTGTTCGATATTATaagatttcatttaaaaaagttggTTACAACGCTCGTCTCAGTCATCCGCACAGTTGCACTAACTTCTGCTAACTCCTCCCAAGGTACTTTGGGTGAACGAAAGCGAGTGTAAATAATCGAATTTCACGTGTTTTACACCTATCTTACATTACGAGATAGTATGCTACGTAGCGCATATTAAACTTGGCTGAACTGCAAAAGTCTTCTGATTCTTTGCGAAAGCTGTAGGTAGTAAGTAGCTGTAAAGCGCTGCATTGAATGTATGAATAAAAGGGGCAGAAGGCCTCGAACATAATACTCTGATTCCAAAATTGTCTTGAAAAACTCCACTAGTAAACTAAAGGGAGCGTGTCTccaaactgacgatgttggaatTTTTAAGGGAATGGGTGAGGATAGGAGTGAAGTTAACGAGTAAAAACGTCGTCACGCTCAATTGGGACTGGTGGTCAAGACAAGTGCGTGTGAAGCAGTCGTACTATCACATTAGTTGCATCGCTGGTTACACCGGTACAACCTAGAATAATCCTCgtggcttttttttagattactGGCCGAAATTGAGCGTTATATTTGtgaattttctctcttctatTCTTGGAGAAATGCCAAAAATCTTGGTGACGCAGACTTAAGATAAAGACGAATTTGTGGACTGAACATTTGTTAGAACAAGTACAAAAGCAGTGATACGGGAACTTACAGTTTCGAAGACAGCATACTCGTTCCCGATATTCATTCCCGAGACGAGTCCAGGACCGCCTACCAGACCACATGCAATGTTAGATATAATGTTGCCGTACAAATTCGGCATTAGCATTATGTCGAATTGTTGAGGACGAGACACctaaaagtattttttaaatagagtTTGCGCACACGGACTGgatgaaaaaaaccaaactgaaaaaagagaaggcaTCTGGAAAAGCGTTAGTTTGTCAACCACATAAATTTACACTGCTGAACGATCAGCAACTACAAACATATTCTATGTTAATTGTTAACTACCTATAATGTGAGCAAgcaataagtaaataaaacagATAATACAAACCTCAGCTGTTCCCGGAATTCTGAACAATATTCCATTTTCTACAGTCATTTAATCATACCAAATTACAAAAGACTTAATTGTGAAAGATGTAATGTTTTGTACGGTCGTTTGAACATAAATAGTTGTAACACATTATTTTCACCTTATTATTATCAGGTAATAAGCGATAGTAGGGTGTCGCTTAACATAATGCTAAACGCGGAAGAACCCTTTTAGTTTCCTAAATATTTTGTTGAGCATCTGTCACACCTTACCTCACCCTAAAATTCTGCTTGATTATCAAAACCTTAAAATTGATGTTGATGATAAAATATTCTAATTaatctttctggaaaactGTGTGAAGTTCGATCGAAAGTGAGCTTTCGAACGatacgcgttttttttttcgaacgatGCGCGTTTTTCCTGAGGAACAACTCGTCTAAATCGACTAAGAAGGgtaaaggggaaaaaagtaagtatgTAGTATTGTAGATTCGGAATCTCGTAGCATTGACTGGAAACATCTAATTCCAATCcacccagtttttttttccgaatataAAATTTCATACCACATTGCACGCTCATACTCAAGAAATTCTAAGAATACGTAATGGGTTTTGACTAGGAAAAATGACATCATTTACAGTTAGTATCAAGAAAGGAAAACTCTTTCTTTACAAATTTATTCGTCTTCAACCATTCGACATTCACGGCTCAGCATCATTTTAATTTAGTCAAACAATATTACGTCCTACaatattttgtagttttgtttCACAAGGTCAACAGACGAGGTCTTGGCAAAATATGTTAGACGTTTGACACTGGAACACTTCTTTGATGAATTAGTATGaacaattcaatttaattttaatttcatctcAATAGTACTCCCAAGCTACTGCATCTGCTACGAATGCCTATGGAAGCTAAAACCAAAATACAAACATGAGGAAATGATGGAGAGATCAAAATGAAATACTTTATCGAAAATCTGATTTTGTACTTACCAGCTGCATCGATGCGTTGTCAACAATCATtgattcaaacttgatttcagGATACTCCCTCTCCCCAATTTCTTTGCAAACCtaatgaaaattaatgaatgGCAGTGTACCAAATATTGCATTTATTGGAAAATATATAACGGAAGATACCAAGAAATTACCTGAAGGAAAAGACCATCACCtagtttctgaatatttgcTTTATGCACAGCTGTAACCTTTTTACGGTCATACTTCTTCGCATACTGGAATGCAAATCGAGAGATCCGTTCAATTTTCGAACGAGTCacaatctgaaaagaaaacgttggGGTAGTGGATGTGGTGTAATGGTGGgtatagaaattttttaagCTCTGAAGACTGTGACATACTTTTAAACTCTCAACAATGCCAGGAGTAGTTTCATGTTCCAGTCCAGAATATTCACCTTCGGTATTTTCACGGATAATGATCATGTCGATATTCTGAATGTGAATTTAACATACAACTTTAGACTTTTCTCTAACAGCTGCGAAAGAGAATGGCACATCAACTGATGTGCTAAGAAATCGATGAACTGGATATGAGCAGATCTTCCAGCTACTGCAAACTTTAAAGctgtgctctttttttttgtcacaaaGTTCTAAACGAATCTTGCCAGCATTTGAAGTAGTCTCGTTCCAGCATAATGTGAAGGTATATTTAGcgaaatttgtttaacaatGTTGTTGCCCTAGAAATATTTACAGGGAAAAATATAACCAGCTGGGAAGATATGGACCCACGAAGTTAGAAGGAAATGTGTTCACCAAAAAAGGTGCAAAACTCACGGTATGTCGGCTAGGAACGGAAGGAATGCTAGAGCAGTGCAATACGTTTGCGAAAAGATCCAATTCCCGTCTGAGTTCGACATTACGTGACTTGAACATCGGATCGTCAAATTTAGTTTCAATATTACCCTGCGctgagcaaaataaaaaacactATGAAGAGAGCAGAAATGACAGAAAGGATAGACTTCAAGATAGAAAACGCACTTTAAGAGCAACTCCGTTCCTCTTAATAGCTATAATAGCTTGTTCGAGATCATCCGTAGAGTCAGGTTTAGACGATAGGTGCACACATTCGAAATCTACGGGTACctgaataatttgaaaactatGATAATGGTCTAGGACGACTACTCACTGAATCATCCCTTGTTTGTAGATAGACAAAGATTTCAATCCTAAAACTTTATAGATGGTATACTAGAGTaaagacagaaaagaaaaatcgtccAAGGAATGAATTTGCGGTTATACACCTTTCAAATACCTTCCAACACTGAAACTTCATAATAGAAGAGGTGACGCGTTTCTCGGCTATgcctttattgattttttccatggaaatcAAACACTAGATTGCAGTACACGCCCTAACAATCCTCAAATGGAAAGCAATCGACAGCAAGATGCGAACCTGTGCGTAATTGAAGATCTTCTGCACGTGTTCTAGCATTTCTGGCCCGATCCCATCGCCAGGAAGAACAGTTACACTGTGGCGGCCTCCATAACGGTTGAGCTTCGCCTATAAATGCGTGCAAGAGTCACATCCTCCAACACACCCAAATTTTGTGGAATCAAAAGAAGGAATAGgattttctcatgtttttgaTACAAGTCTGCTAGTGACGTTCTATACGGCAACcgatggtgtttttttttcgggagaaGTATTCCTGAGAGAGAACAAAATACTCACTCCAGAACTATTCATTACAGACGACCTAAATCGCACCATATCCGGTGACACATTAGTGCTCGCCATCGCACGTTGAACTGCTACGGCGCGTAGTGCTTGACAAAGCGTTAGTTTAGCCGTCATAATACaaccttcaaagaaaaatttcacagtCAAAGGAATTCTACTGAACAAATGTAGAGAGAGCCacataaaagaaaatctaatAGACTGAAGTAAGTTAAAGCATAGCTGCTGGAAAAGAAACACCCAAGAAACATTCAGGAACTATAATCACAAAAAAGGTTCCGCGGACGTGATTTATAGGTGAATGATACAACCAGAAAAcgaatatttcttttgaaacctacttttttttttactcggaACGCCTCACAACAATGTAGCAAGCCCGAGGAccttgaaagaaaacgaactTGGATGTGAATCTAGTGACAAGCTACACTAAAAGAATGCAAAAGTTTTGCATTTGTTGAAGCCCacatttccaaagaaatattaacatttttgatttcttccatATGTCACGTGAAGTTATGTGACTGGAGAAACGGCATGGGGCAAGTGCTGTATTCCAAACGCTTCTTTGCATGGCCTTTGTCTAGGCGAAAGTCTTGTCCGCCCCACAGGATCCTAGGGAAGCTCACGGAACGAACTATAAAATATGGCTGGAAAAAGTAAACTGTGGTGAAAGTGAAACAACAAGCAGCTATcaagaaattaataaatacCAACAAGACTGCAagacaacaaacaaaacaaattccaAGGCTGCCAATATCGACCCCAGTCTTCGAGCCTCGCGCTCCGCAACCGCACCGCCAGGATTAGCCGCCGTGCAAGGATCAATTTCGGGACCAAGCCGTACGTCTGCAACGCACACAACGTAGCATAATCGTCTTTTTCTGTTCCTCTTTCGAGGAAGCGAGGAGATATCAGGCATCTTGGGAGCTTTCATCCGAAAACGGAAAGAGAATCTGTTTCCATTCTAGCACTCCAGGATTTCACTGGAAAGATTTTAGATAACTAACTTCTAAACGACAGGCTTTCCAGAAGCAAGTTTCTGACcattaaaaatttgatttagcTTCATTTAGCGTTCTGTCATTTCTTTAAACATTCCTTCGACTGCAATCGCTTTATATTGGGCTCGCTTATTGCTACTTCTTgatctctttttcttgtagtCTCTACCACCTTTTGTTTGGTGCTTTTGCTGTGGTTTTTACCAAAGGTTATAGTACTATGGCGGCCACTTCACCCACAGAAGTGGCTCTGGATAGCGGTGATCTCATATTCGCATCTATGGGTCCAGTCATTCAAAGCTTGGAGGATCAAATCAGAGCCACGCGTCTCGCCCAAATGCAAATGAGCAATAAAATCAAGGAGATGTCAGATGTGAGTGGTTGCgcctttattttcttgtaattttggATTCACATTGTTTACTTTCACATCACTTACTTCCTACGA is part of the Necator americanus strain Aroian chromosome V, whole genome shotgun sequence genome and encodes:
- a CDS encoding hypothetical protein (NECATOR_CHRV.G19108.T1); amino-acid sequence: MDNIDEEYDRLVKHLHDCAKKAESIKTTKRRLSLETLELIRQRGAARAAGNQELTSELARLCREAIKKDLKERRAEVLAEAAEAGKSIRYARRDFASRKTRMTALRNPKGTTIASRRGMEKIIYDFYSDLFDSRAHLPPHHLREDGHVIPAVLPSEIRHAIMSVRNRTAAGPDRIKPEHLKNLPPVLINTLARIFTRYLSECKVPKQWKTSKTVLLYKKGDPHDIGNYRPICLLSVIYKLFTRVILNRIEKVLDEGQPCEQAGFRKGFSTIDHIHTVSRLIEVSREYKMPLCLTFIDLKKAFDSVETEAVVEALDNQGVPTQYIKVLRELYSNFTTGISPFYKNIIIDVKRGVRQGDTISPKIFTATLENAMRKLEWDDMGVKIDGRQLHHLRFADDIVLITPSISQAERMLTEFAETCGCIGLELNLQKTMFMRNGWISDAPFTLNGTNISECTSYVYLGRELNMMNDLAPELGRRRRAAWGAYKSIEDVVKKTKNTRLRAHLFNTTVLPALTYASETWALRKQEENAVSVIERAIERVMLGVSRFKQVRDGIRSSLLRQRSKIRDAAAFAKESKIRWAGHVMRFNDNRWTRAVSDWIPRDIKRNTGRPPTRWSDFFTKSFKENYDALRVPRERRNHWATLARDRDKWKNYWRPLDRFEDQRESR
- a CDS encoding hypothetical protein (NECATOR_CHRV.G19109.T1), whose product is MTAKLTLCQALRAVAVQRAMASTNVSPDMVRFRSSVMNSSGAKLNRYGGRHSVTVLPGDGIGPEMLEHVQKIFNYAQVPVDFECVHLSSKPDSTDDLEQAIIAIKRNGVALKGNIETKFDDPMFKSRNVELRRELDLFANVLHCSSIPSVPSRHTNIDMIIIRENTEGEYSGLEHETTPGIVESLKIVTRSKIERISRFAFQYAKKYDRKKVTAVHKANIQKLGDGLFLQVCKEIGEREYPEIKFESMIVDNASMQLVSRPQQFDIMLMPNLYGNIISNIACGLVGGPGLVSGMNIGNEYAVFETGTRNTGTSLAGKDMANPTAFIRAAADMLRAEGTFTSVTI
- a CDS encoding hypothetical protein (NECATOR_CHRV.G19109.T2): MEEIKNCSLSLDSHPSCIMTAKLTLCQALRAVAVQRAMASTNVSPDMVRFRSSVMNSSGAKLNRYGGRHSVTVLPGDGIGPEMLEHVQKIFNYAQVPVDFECVHLSSKPDSTDDLEQAIIAIKRNGVALKGNIETKFDDPMFKSRNVELRRELDLFANVLHCSSIPSVPSRHTNIDMIIIRENTEGEYSGLEHETTPGIVESLKIVTRSKIERISRFAFQYAKKYDRKKVTAVHKANIQKLGDGLFLQVCKEIGEREYPEIKFESMIVDNASMQLVSRPQQFDIMLMPNLYGNIISNIACGLVGGPGLVSGMNIGNEYAVFETGTRNTGTSLAGKDMANPTAFIRAAADMLRYFAHTFI
- a CDS encoding hypothetical protein (NECATOR_CHRV.G19110.T1), giving the protein MPDISSLPRKRNRKRRLCYVVCVADVRLGPEIDPCTAANPGGAVAEREARRLGSILAALEFVLFVVLQSCCHIL